From a region of the Balaenoptera musculus isolate JJ_BM4_2016_0621 chromosome 15, mBalMus1.pri.v3, whole genome shotgun sequence genome:
- the SPSB3 gene encoding SPRY domain-containing SOCS box protein 3 isoform X9 produces MQRAKAQLNVFLPQPETTGLARQGPVMGVESTPLHGQGGHGLRQVCRPCHGHRLPWSPAAATGRLGAFISDSDSDPEYASLPSSIPSAVPVTGESFCDCDSQSEAFCGSLHAAHRGRDCRCGEEDEYFDWVWDDLNKSSATLLSCDNRKVNFHMEYSCGTAAIRGTKELGEGQHFWEIKMTSPVYGTDMMVGIGTSDVDLDKYHHTFCSLLGRDEDSWGLSYTGVAATKLQNKRFYPMVCSTAAKSSMKVIRSCASITSLQYLCCYRLRQLRPDSGDTLEGLPLPPGLKQVLHHKLGWVLSMSCGHRKPPAPSPTANPSSPETRRCQRKRCRRT; encoded by the exons ATGCAGAGGGCCAAGGCCCAACTGAATGTTTTCCTGCCGCAGCCTGAGACCACAGGGCTCGCTCGTCAGGGTCCTGTGATGGGGGTTGAGAGCACACCCTTGCACGGACAAGGGGGCCACGGCCTGAGACAGGTGTGCAGGCCCTGCCACGGCCATCGGCTCCCCTGGAGCCCAGCTGCTGCCACGGGGAGACTAGGTGCCTTCATTAG CGACTCAGATTCCGACCCCGAGTATGCATCTCTGCCGTCATCCATCCCCAGCGCTGTGCCTGTGACCGGGGAGTCCTTCTGCGACTGTGACAGTCAGAGTGAGGCCTTCTGCGGCAGCCTGCACGCTGCCCACCGGGGCAGGGACTGCCGCTGCGGGGAGGAGGACGAGT ATTTTGACTGGGTCTGGGATGACCTGAATAAGTCCTCAGCCACCCTGCTGAGCTGTGACAACCGGAAGGTCAACTTCCACATGGAGTACAGCTGTGGCACAGCGGCCATCCGGGGCACcaaggagctgggggagggccaGCACTTCTGGGAGATCAAGATGACCTCGCCTGTCTACGGCACTGACATG ATGGTGGGCATCGGGACATCGGACGTGGACCTGGACAAGTACCACCACACGTTCTGCAGCCTGCTCGGCCGGGACGAGGACAGCTGGGGCCTCTCCTACACGG gagtgGCAGCCACCAAGCTGCAGAACAAGAGGTTCTACCCGATGGTGTGCTCCACGGCGGCCAAGAGCAGCATGAAGGTGATCCGCTCCTGTGCCAGCATCACCTCCCTGCAGTACCTGTGCTGCTACCGCCTGCGCCAGCTGCGGCCCGACTCTGGGGACACGCTCGAGGGCCTGCCCCTGCCACCCGGCCTCAAGCAGGTGCTGCACCACAAGCTGGGCTGGGTCCTGAGCATGAGCTGCGGCCACCGCAAGCCCCCCGCGCCCTCGCCCACAGCCAATCCCAGCAGCCCCGAGACCCGGCGCTGCCAGAGGAAGCGCTGCCGAAGGACCTAG
- the SPSB3 gene encoding SPRY domain-containing SOCS box protein 3 isoform X7, whose amino-acid sequence MQRAKAQLNVFLPQPETTGLARQGPVMGVESTPLHGQGGHGLRQVCRPCHGHRLPWSPAAATGRLGAFISDSDSDPEYASLPSSIPSAVPVTGESFCDCDSQSEAFCGSLHAAHRGRDCRCGEEDEYFDWVWDDLNKSSATLLSCDNRKVNFHMEYSCGTAAIRGTKELGEGQHFWEIKMTSPVYGTDMMVGIGTSDVDLDKYHHTFCSLLGRDEDSWGLSYTGLLHHKGDKTSFSSRFGQGSIIGVHLDTWHGTLTFFKNRKCIGVAATKLQNKRFYPMVCSTAAKSSMKVIRSCASITSLQYLCCYRLRQLRPDSGDTLEGLPLPPGLKQVLHHKLGWVLSMSCGHRKPPAPSPTANPSSPETRRCQRKRCRRT is encoded by the exons ATGCAGAGGGCCAAGGCCCAACTGAATGTTTTCCTGCCGCAGCCTGAGACCACAGGGCTCGCTCGTCAGGGTCCTGTGATGGGGGTTGAGAGCACACCCTTGCACGGACAAGGGGGCCACGGCCTGAGACAGGTGTGCAGGCCCTGCCACGGCCATCGGCTCCCCTGGAGCCCAGCTGCTGCCACGGGGAGACTAGGTGCCTTCATTAG CGACTCAGATTCCGACCCCGAGTATGCATCTCTGCCGTCATCCATCCCCAGCGCTGTGCCTGTGACCGGGGAGTCCTTCTGCGACTGTGACAGTCAGAGTGAGGCCTTCTGCGGCAGCCTGCACGCTGCCCACCGGGGCAGGGACTGCCGCTGCGGGGAGGAGGACGAGT ATTTTGACTGGGTCTGGGATGACCTGAATAAGTCCTCAGCCACCCTGCTGAGCTGTGACAACCGGAAGGTCAACTTCCACATGGAGTACAGCTGTGGCACAGCGGCCATCCGGGGCACcaaggagctgggggagggccaGCACTTCTGGGAGATCAAGATGACCTCGCCTGTCTACGGCACTGACATG ATGGTGGGCATCGGGACATCGGACGTGGACCTGGACAAGTACCACCACACGTTCTGCAGCCTGCTCGGCCGGGACGAGGACAGCTGGGGCCTCTCCTACACGG gcctcctccacCACAAGGGCGACAAGACGAGCTTCTCCTCCCGGTTCGGCCAGGGCTCCATCATTGGCGTGCACCTGGACACCTGGCATGGGACGCTGACCTTTTTTAAGAACAGGAAGTGCATAG gagtgGCAGCCACCAAGCTGCAGAACAAGAGGTTCTACCCGATGGTGTGCTCCACGGCGGCCAAGAGCAGCATGAAGGTGATCCGCTCCTGTGCCAGCATCACCTCCCTGCAGTACCTGTGCTGCTACCGCCTGCGCCAGCTGCGGCCCGACTCTGGGGACACGCTCGAGGGCCTGCCCCTGCCACCCGGCCTCAAGCAGGTGCTGCACCACAAGCTGGGCTGGGTCCTGAGCATGAGCTGCGGCCACCGCAAGCCCCCCGCGCCCTCGCCCACAGCCAATCCCAGCAGCCCCGAGACCCGGCGCTGCCAGAGGAAGCGCTGCCGAAGGACCTAG
- the SPSB3 gene encoding SPRY domain-containing SOCS box protein 3 isoform X11 yields MQRAKAQLNVFLPQPETTGLARQGPVMGVESTPLHGQGGHGLRQVCRPCHGHRLPWSPAAATGRLGAFISDSDSDPEYASLPSSIPSAVPVTGESFCDCDSQSEAFCGSLHAAHRGRDCRCGEEDEYFDWVWDDLNKSSATLLSCDNRKVNFHMEYSCGTAAIRGTKELGEGQHFWEIKMTSPVYGTDMMVGIGTSDVDLDKYHHTFCSLLGRDEDSWGLSYTGLLHHKGDKTSFSSRFGQGSIIGVHLDTWHGTLTFFKNRKCIGEPELRVQAVPPPHPQEWQPPSCRTRGSTRWCAPRRPRAA; encoded by the exons ATGCAGAGGGCCAAGGCCCAACTGAATGTTTTCCTGCCGCAGCCTGAGACCACAGGGCTCGCTCGTCAGGGTCCTGTGATGGGGGTTGAGAGCACACCCTTGCACGGACAAGGGGGCCACGGCCTGAGACAGGTGTGCAGGCCCTGCCACGGCCATCGGCTCCCCTGGAGCCCAGCTGCTGCCACGGGGAGACTAGGTGCCTTCATTAG CGACTCAGATTCCGACCCCGAGTATGCATCTCTGCCGTCATCCATCCCCAGCGCTGTGCCTGTGACCGGGGAGTCCTTCTGCGACTGTGACAGTCAGAGTGAGGCCTTCTGCGGCAGCCTGCACGCTGCCCACCGGGGCAGGGACTGCCGCTGCGGGGAGGAGGACGAGT ATTTTGACTGGGTCTGGGATGACCTGAATAAGTCCTCAGCCACCCTGCTGAGCTGTGACAACCGGAAGGTCAACTTCCACATGGAGTACAGCTGTGGCACAGCGGCCATCCGGGGCACcaaggagctgggggagggccaGCACTTCTGGGAGATCAAGATGACCTCGCCTGTCTACGGCACTGACATG ATGGTGGGCATCGGGACATCGGACGTGGACCTGGACAAGTACCACCACACGTTCTGCAGCCTGCTCGGCCGGGACGAGGACAGCTGGGGCCTCTCCTACACGG gcctcctccacCACAAGGGCGACAAGACGAGCTTCTCCTCCCGGTTCGGCCAGGGCTCCATCATTGGCGTGCACCTGGACACCTGGCATGGGACGCTGACCTTTTTTAAGAACAGGAAGTGCATAG GAGAGCCTGAGCTTAGGGTTCAGGCTgtgccacctccccacccccaggagtgGCAGCCACCAAGCTGCAGAACAAGAGGTTCTACCCGATGGTGTGCTCCACGGCGGCCAAGAGCAGCATGA
- the SPSB3 gene encoding SPRY domain-containing SOCS box protein 3 isoform X12, with protein sequence MQRAKAQLNVFLPQPETTGLARQGPVMGVESTPLHGQGGHGLRQVCRPCHGHRLPWSPAAATGRLGAFISDSDSDPEYASLPSSIPSAVPVTGESFCDCDSQSEAFCGSLHAAHRGRDCRCGEEDEYFDWVWDDLNKSSATLLSCDNRKVNFHMEYSCGTAAIRGTKELGEGQHFWEIKMTSPVYGTDMMVGIGTSDVDLDKYHHTFCSLLGRDEDSWGLSYTGLLHHKGDKTSFSSRFGQGSIIGVHLDTWHGTLTFFKNRKCIGEGVTLTCARRVWLPLSSWRA encoded by the exons ATGCAGAGGGCCAAGGCCCAACTGAATGTTTTCCTGCCGCAGCCTGAGACCACAGGGCTCGCTCGTCAGGGTCCTGTGATGGGGGTTGAGAGCACACCCTTGCACGGACAAGGGGGCCACGGCCTGAGACAGGTGTGCAGGCCCTGCCACGGCCATCGGCTCCCCTGGAGCCCAGCTGCTGCCACGGGGAGACTAGGTGCCTTCATTAG CGACTCAGATTCCGACCCCGAGTATGCATCTCTGCCGTCATCCATCCCCAGCGCTGTGCCTGTGACCGGGGAGTCCTTCTGCGACTGTGACAGTCAGAGTGAGGCCTTCTGCGGCAGCCTGCACGCTGCCCACCGGGGCAGGGACTGCCGCTGCGGGGAGGAGGACGAGT ATTTTGACTGGGTCTGGGATGACCTGAATAAGTCCTCAGCCACCCTGCTGAGCTGTGACAACCGGAAGGTCAACTTCCACATGGAGTACAGCTGTGGCACAGCGGCCATCCGGGGCACcaaggagctgggggagggccaGCACTTCTGGGAGATCAAGATGACCTCGCCTGTCTACGGCACTGACATG ATGGTGGGCATCGGGACATCGGACGTGGACCTGGACAAGTACCACCACACGTTCTGCAGCCTGCTCGGCCGGGACGAGGACAGCTGGGGCCTCTCCTACACGG gcctcctccacCACAAGGGCGACAAGACGAGCTTCTCCTCCCGGTTCGGCCAGGGCTCCATCATTGGCGTGCACCTGGACACCTGGCATGGGACGCTGACCTTTTTTAAGAACAGGAAGTGCATAGGTGAGGGCGTGACTTTGACATGTGCCCGCAGAGTGTGGCTGCCACTGAGCTCCTG GAGAGCCTGA